ACGCTTGAGAAGGTGCAGGCGATGATGGGACGCCGCTCGATCTGCGGCACGACGAAGCCGAAGCCGTCGAGCGGGTGCGGGATGTCGGCGCGCCGCCAGCCGAGCGTCACCGTCGCCGAGGACGCGTACGGGATGCCCTCGAGCAGGTGCGCCAGTGACGGGTCCGTGTAGCGCAGCATGCGTCCGGCCTGGTGCGACTCGGTGGCGATGATGACCGCATCCGCCGTCGCCGGCGGGCCGTCGCGGAGGCCGAGTCGCCAGCCCGGGCCCTCGCGCGTGACATCAGTGACGCGGGCTTTGAGCCGGATGGCGTCGAAGGGCAGGCGGGCGCCAAGGGCGCGGATGAGCTCCTCCATCCCTGCAGCAAACGTCACGAAGAGCGACCAGCGCGCCCCGCTCGCGCCGGCCGCTTCCGCGGGCACCCGGCGCGCCCCGCGCCAGAGCCCGAGGATCAGGCTCCGCTCCCTCCGCTCGATGTCGAGGAAGCGCGGCATGGTGGCGACGAGCGAGAGCGTGTCGGGGTCGGCGGTGTAGATCCCCGCGACCAGCGGCTGGGCAACGCGTTCGAGCGCCTCGCGTCCGAGCCGGCGGGACACGAAGGCTCCCAGGCTCTCGTCGGGATCGCCGCCGCGAGGCAGCACGAGATCCATTGCCATCCTGAGCTTGCCGGGCCAGGAAAAGAGGCGCGAGCGGATGAACGGGCCGAGCCGCGTCGGCGCCAGGAGCTGGAAGCCGTCGGGCAGCGGGTGGAGACGTCCACGGAAAGCGACGTACGTGCGGCGGAAGCGGTCGTCGGTGCGCACCAGCCTGTCCTCGATGCCGAGTCGCTTGCAGAGCTGGAGCGCCCACGGCTTCTCCGAGAGGAAGGAGTCCGGTCCGCACTCGACGAGGAACCCTTCGTAACGATCGGTCTGGATGGTGCCGCCCAGCCGGTCACCGGCCTCGAAGAGCGACAGCTCGAGCCGCCGGCCGCGCTCCCGGGTGAGCTCGACGGCTCGGTGTGCGGCGGCCAGCCCCGCGATACCGCCGCCCACGACGGCCAACCTCACCGCGGCCCCCGCGTGACGAGATCGGCGAGCATGGCGATGAACGCGGGGTGATCATTGGCGGCCTGCGCCCGGTGGAAGCGCAGGCCCGCCTCGGCGGCGATGGCGCGCGCCTCGACATCCAGATCGTATAGGACCTCGACGTGGTCGCAGACGAAGCCGATCGGAACGACGACCACGTCCTCGATCCCCTGTCCCTTCATGCCACGAAGCGCGTCGCAGATGTCGGGCGCGAGCCACGGATCGCTCGGGGCGCCGCTCCGGCTCTGGTAGGCGACCTGCCAGCGCGCGTGGCCGAGACGGCCGGCGATGACGAGCGCGGCGGCCTCGAGCTGGCGCGCATAGGGCGAGCCGCTCGCCATCGCGACGGGCACGCTGTGGGCGGTAAAGATCAAGAGCGCATCCACACGCTTCGGCGCGGGCACCTGGGCGAGCGCGGCGGCGGCGCGCGCCACCATGGCGTCGACGAAGCGCGGGTGCTCGGCCCAGGGCGGCGCGTAGGCGACCTCGGGCGCGCCGGCGCCCACCTTCTCGCGGGCCGCCGAGACGTCCGCCACGTAGCGTTCCCACGACGCCTCGGTCTGGAAGGAGGAGAGGATGATGCCGAGCATCCGGCGGCAGCCGCGGTCGCGCATCTCGGCAAGCGTCTCGTGCAGGAACGGATGCCAGTTCCTCATGCCGACGTAGACGGGAGTCGGCACGCCGTCCCGCTTCAGAGCTTGGCGGAGGCCCTCGGCCTGTCTCATCGTCAGCTCATTGAGCGGTGAGCGACCGCCCATCAGCTCGTAATGGTGCGCGACCTCCTCGAGGCGCTCGGGCGGGATGCGGCGCCCCGCCGACACGATCTCAAGGAAAGGCCTGATGTCCTCGCGCTTCTCGGGTCCGCCGAAGGCGATCAGCAGGACTGAATCGAAATCACTCATCGGGCCGACAGCTCGTGCACGATGTCTACGAGCGCCTTCACGTTCTCGACGGGCGTTTCCTGGTGGACGCCGTGGCCGAGGTTGAAGATGTGGCCTGGGTGCTGCGCGGCGGCGTCGAGGATGGCCTTGGCGGCGCGGCGGATCTCGTCGCTGCGCGACAGGAGCACAGCGGGGTCGAGGTTGCCCTGCACGGCCACGTCGTAGCCCAGCCGCTCCCACGTCGGGCCTAGCTCGACGCGCCAGTCGAGTCCGATGACATCGCCCCCCGCCTCCTTCATTAAAGGAAGCAGCGTGGCCGTGCCCACCCCGAAGTGGATGACGGGTATGCCTGGAGTCAGGCGCCGGATGACGGAGCGGCTGTGCGGCAGGACGAACTCGCGGTAGTCGGCTGGTGA
This genomic stretch from Candidatus Methylomirabilota bacterium harbors:
- the hemG gene encoding protoporphyrinogen oxidase; amino-acid sequence: MRLAVVGGGIAGLAAAHRAVELTRERGRRLELSLFEAGDRLGGTIQTDRYEGFLVECGPDSFLSEKPWALQLCKRLGIEDRLVRTDDRFRRTYVAFRGRLHPLPDGFQLLAPTRLGPFIRSRLFSWPGKLRMAMDLVLPRGGDPDESLGAFVSRRLGREALERVAQPLVAGIYTADPDTLSLVATMPRFLDIERRERSLILGLWRGARRVPAEAAGASGARWSLFVTFAAGMEELIRALGARLPFDAIRLKARVTDVTREGPGWRLGLRDGPPATADAVIIATESHQAGRMLRYTDPSLAHLLEGIPYASSATVTLGWRRADIPHPLDGFGFVVPQIERRPIIACTFSSVKYPGRAPDGFALLRVFMGGALNESILDGDDETLT
- the hemH gene encoding ferrochelatase, with product MSDFDSVLLIAFGGPEKREDIRPFLEIVSAGRRIPPERLEEVAHHYELMGGRSPLNELTMRQAEGLRQALKRDGVPTPVYVGMRNWHPFLHETLAEMRDRGCRRMLGIILSSFQTEASWERYVADVSAAREKVGAGAPEVAYAPPWAEHPRFVDAMVARAAAALAQVPAPKRVDALLIFTAHSVPVAMASGSPYARQLEAAALVIAGRLGHARWQVAYQSRSGAPSDPWLAPDICDALRGMKGQGIEDVVVVPIGFVCDHVEVLYDLDVEARAIAAEAGLRFHRAQAANDHPAFIAMLADLVTRGPR